In a genomic window of Candidatus Poribacteria bacterium:
- a CDS encoding universal stress protein has translation MIKNILVAIGDTDYEKNAFEYAGQLAVLLGTHLSCVFFQDSSHGGNADVAATVLRRTEAECSLYDFLDYHVESIAGNPRQMICEQAHSADLVVVGLPEDVRKRRLKLIQNQIDDVLQHITRPIIVVHEQCTLLRKILAVHHGDTYSDHALGLVAEIGELTKAGILGLALSSTQPEATQIKQQMEAYLKYYDVQTGFLTARGFTVANILENAEENDCDLIALSASHHGRLYELVFQSTTQTVVKLANRAVLVTR, from the coding sequence ATGATAAAAAATATCCTCGTTGCCATCGGCGATACGGATTACGAAAAAAATGCCTTTGAGTACGCCGGTCAATTGGCGGTGCTTTTAGGTACACATCTATCGTGTGTTTTCTTTCAAGACAGCAGCCATGGCGGGAATGCTGATGTTGCAGCGACTGTTCTCCGCCGAACAGAAGCAGAATGCTCCCTCTACGATTTTCTCGATTATCACGTTGAATCTATCGCCGGGAACCCGCGACAGATGATATGTGAACAGGCTCACTCCGCGGACCTCGTTGTTGTTGGACTTCCTGAAGATGTGAGAAAACGTCGGCTCAAACTGATTCAGAACCAAATTGACGATGTCCTGCAGCATATCACGCGACCGATTATCGTGGTACACGAACAGTGTACACTTTTACGGAAAATTCTCGCTGTCCATCACGGAGATACCTATTCTGACCACGCCTTGGGGCTTGTCGCAGAGATTGGAGAATTGACAAAGGCTGGTATCCTTGGACTCGCACTTTCAAGTACACAACCCGAAGCGACGCAGATTAAGCAGCAGATGGAAGCATACTTGAAATACTATGACGTTCAGACCGGTTTCCTGACCGCTCGTGGTTTTACGGTAGCAAATATCTTGGAAAACGCGGAGGAAAATGATTGTGACCTCATCGCGTTGAGTGCGAGCCATCACGGTAGGTTGTACGAACTTGTTTTTCAAAGCACTACACAGACTGTTGTCAAACTCGCGAATCGTGCAGTTTTGGTGACAAGATAA
- a CDS encoding STAS domain-containing protein: protein MATTIRQQDGVAILEPNGKIMGASVSELRDVITSQIDASDEPRILINFERVTMMDSSGLGTLMGAHVAATRKNGRIGVIHVGKNIKNLIVRSRLVSIFEHFEDEDAAVSGLSSGG, encoded by the coding sequence ATGGCAACTACGATTCGCCAGCAAGATGGCGTTGCAATCTTGGAACCGAACGGTAAAATAATGGGTGCTTCAGTATCGGAATTACGGGACGTTATCACCTCGCAAATAGATGCCTCCGATGAGCCACGTATCCTTATCAATTTCGAGCGCGTTACGATGATGGACAGTTCAGGTCTCGGGACCCTAATGGGTGCGCATGTCGCTGCAACGCGAAAGAATGGTCGCATTGGTGTCATCCATGTCGGGAAAAACATCAAAAACCTGATTGTCCGGAGCCGATTGGTTAGTATCTTTGAACATTTTGAAGACGAGGATGCTGCCGTTTCCGGGCTATCGAGCGGCGGCTAA
- a CDS encoding STAS domain-containing protein — MAITVSEREGVVIFKLNGRMITPGIREISEAVAETLAESTSPPRLVFDFKEVTGMDSSGLGALMKIYSDIRPRGGKIAVINVNKHVKNLIVMARLITVFKSFENEDEAVAALLHHP, encoded by the coding sequence ATGGCAATTACCGTATCTGAGAGAGAAGGGGTCGTTATATTTAAACTCAACGGTAGAATGATCACCCCAGGTATCAGGGAAATCTCGGAAGCTGTGGCAGAGACACTTGCCGAGAGCACCTCACCACCGAGGTTGGTGTTTGACTTTAAAGAGGTAACTGGGATGGATAGTTCTGGACTTGGGGCACTCATGAAGATTTATTCCGACATTCGTCCGCGCGGCGGGAAGATCGCGGTGATTAACGTGAACAAACATGTCAAAAACCTCATTGTCATGGCTCGGTTGATCACCGTTTTCAAAAGTTTTGAGAACGAAGATGAGGCTGTCGCCGCCTTGCTGCACCATCCGTAG